CTCACCGCACGATAGCCGTCCGCCGCTTCTGCGTACTCCGACGGGTTGATGGCTTTGAGCGTACTGAGGTCCATGCCTCCAGATCACCGGCCCTTGCCCGAGTCACCGGAAGCGGGCGTCTCCTCGGAGTGGACCTTCAGCTTGGCGATCTCGGTCTTGATGGCCTCGTCGGTCCTCAGCTGGTCGTTACCCGTCTTCTCCAGCACGCCGGCGAGCCCGTCGCAGAGTTCACCGATGTCCTTCACGCGGCGCTCCCAGGAGTCGTACACACCCTTCTGGGCAGCTGCGGTCAGACATCCGGAACCCTTATCGAGCCCTGTCTGGCCTTCCTCCAGCTTCGCCAGCGCTTTGCCGGTGTTGTCCCGCAGATCGCCGACGCCTTCCGCCGCCTTGGACCAGGCCGCCTTGTCCGACCTCAATTTGCCGGAAGGAGTGCCGGCGCTACTCGTGCCGCTGCCCCCCTGGTCAGCCGGCAGCTGGTTGAGCTGCATCCGCGTGGAGTGCCGCTCGACCGCAGTGGCCTTGAGCTCTTCCCACTCCTCCCACGCCATGCGTGGCCCCTCCCCGTGTCTCGTCGTACGTCCGGAATGGACGTGACCGTGACCGTACGACCGGAACGTTGTAAATGTTCGCAGCAGTCACATCGCAATGACCGAGACGTACGGTAGCGCCCCTTCACCGTGCGTCCCATCCGCTACCGCAACCAGGACGGCTGAGTATCCGTACTCATGCGTGGCGAGTCTGCTGTGGCGTGCTTCCTTCAGTGAGTCGGTGGGTCAGGTTCGCTCTCCCTGGTTGGATGGGCCACTGGTACTCGATGCGCTGGTGGGCGGCATGAACGTCGAGTGGGGGTGGGACAGTTGATTCGCAGGGGCCGTGGACACCGGCGGCGAAGCGAAGCGGCTCTGACGCCTGCGGGCGACGACGAAGGCCACGATCGCTCCTCCGAGGAGTACGGCAGCACCGATGCCCAGCCCAATCCAGAGGGTGCTGTTGCCTTCATCGTCCTTGGACGCGGAGGCTGCCGCGGTAGAGCTGTCATCCTTTGCTGGCGCACCCGTGCCCTGTGCGTCGGAGGTGCCCGAAGAGGGGGAGTTGGCGCCCGCGGCTGCGAGGTCCGGGAGGGGGTACCTGTCCGCGAGCCCAGGGTCGCCGGGGTCCGTCAGTGCGATGCGGGGGCGTACGGCGCCGTAGCCGAGGTAGTCGGTGCGGTTCTTGCCGCTCTTGGGTTTGCTGGCGGTGTTGAGCATGACCCGCAGGACCTGGTTGTTGGTCCAGCCGGGGTGCTTGGACCAGATCAGGGCGGCGGAGGCGGAGGCGAGGGCGGTGGCGTCGCTGGTGCCGCGCGTCTCGCACACCTTGGTGCTGGACTCGAGGCAGGCGGCGACGATGTCGGCTCCTGGCGCGACCAGGTCGACCTGGGGCCCGTGCTGGGACTCCTTCGTCGTCTTGACGTTTCTGTCGATCGCCCCGATGCCCACCACACCGGGAATCGCCGCCGGGTACTCGACTTCGTTGAGGGCGTCTCCGGTGTTGCCCACGGCCGCGAAGATCAGCTTGCCCTTGGACAGGGCGTAGTTGACGGAGTCGGTCAGCTGCCGTGAGTGGGCCGTGCTACCCAGCGAGATGTTGATGACCTTGGCGTCCGAATCCGCCGCGAACCGGATGGCCTTGGCCGTGCTGGTGGCGAAGTCGTCCTGGTTGCCGTCGGTACGGTTGCGCTCGACGAAGTCAGGTACGCGGATCGGCATGATCTTCGCGCCCGGGGCCAGGCCGTAGGAGCCGTTGGTGGCGCCTCTGCCACCGGTACCGGCGATGATGACCGCCATGCTGGTGCCGTGGCCGTCATAGTCCGTGCGTTCGTCTCCGGCGCGTTTGGAGAAGTCCTTCCCCGCCACGATCTGGCCCTGCAGGTCGGGGATGTCGGCTTGGACGCCGCTGTCGATCAACGCGACGGTGACGCCTTTACCCGTGCTGGTCTTCCACATCTGCTGGGCCTGCATGGCGTCGAGGTACCACTGCTGGCTGCGGATGGTGTCAGCGTCCGCGGGCGTGACGGCGACGCTCGCGAGCAGGACGCCTGCCACGGCGGACACGACCGGTCCGCGTCGTCTGGCCTGCTTGCTGCGGGTGCGCATGTTCGTCCTTCTCGTCGGCGTGTTCGTCGAGGCTGCTCGTGGTGCGGTCGATGCTCAGTCGGTTGTCGGCGGGATGACGCGCTGGTCGCCTTGGTGCCGGTTGCTCCCGTCGTCCGCCTGGTCCTCCGAACGGTCGCGGGTGCGTTCACCACGAGGGGAGCGGTCAGCGCGGCCCGGGGGAGCGGCAGAGCCACCGCGGGTCGTTCCGCCGCCTTGCGGCAGTGTGCCGTCGGCATTCGCGTTCGCTCCGCGTACGAGTCCCTCACCTCCCGGGGTGAACAGCGCCCTTCTGCGCTGCGGGGCCTGCTTCGGCTGCCCGCCGATGATCCCACCGGACTGGGCGGGCGACCTCGGGCCGCCCCTCGCCGCACCTTCCCGACCTGGTACGCGTTCGCCGCTGCGGGCGGCCGGTGTCGCGCCCTTGCTCGTACCCCCTGCGACGCCGCCACGGCCCATCAGGGTCTGCTGCTCGTTCGGGGTGCCGCCGACGACCGTGCCGCGGGGAATCGCACCGGTGGATCGTCCGGCGGGAGAGATGGGGCGGCCGCCGGTGATGCCGTTGGTGCTCCTGGCCGACGTGGGACCGGGCAGTCCCCTCCCTGATGTGCGCGGGGTACCGGTACCAGCACCGGACATACCGGGGACAGGCGATGCGGGCAGCCCGCGGCCGGGTACGCGCGAGCTGCCGGAGGCACCTGGCTCGGAGGGCGTGCGCAGTGAACTTCGGGCGCCGTACGCGGGACGACCTCCGCCAGCCCCAGTGCCTGGCGGAAATGTCGTAGTGCCTCCGAATGCGGGTGGGAGCACACCGGTTGGCGACGATGTCCTGCCGTCCGGGCTGCTCACTCCCGCGAGCGGGGCCGTTCCGGCGGCCGGGGCTGATGGGGTGGAAGGAAGTGTTTCCACGCTGTCGATCGCCGTGTTCGTCGGGATCGTGGTGTTCGGCGGGTGCGTATGGCCGCCCGGGACCGTATCGGGCACGTGCGCCACGCTCGCGGCGTGGTGCGGTGCGGACACCTGAGGCGCTGAACTTGTCCCGCTCAAATCGGAGTCGACAACTGCCCTCCGCTCTGAGGTCTCCACTGGCGTGACGGACCCATGGCCAGTCGGAACGGAGACCGGGGTTTCACCACGGGCCTCGGGGACGAACCGCTCCGGCAGCTTCGGGAACTCGGGCGCCTCCAGGGCGTCAATCTGCTCCGTCGAGGCCGTGTACGACTGGGCGAGTTTGATCATCAGGCCGGTGGCATCGGCGCTGTCGTTGGCGTACCGGGTCTTGGCCGTCTTCACCTCGCTGTTCGAGGGACCGCCGTCGTGGTTGCCGACGTCCGTCGCCTTCGCCGCGTGCGCGTCGAGCACCGACCGCGCGGCGGCGCTCTGCTTCTGAAGGATCTCCAGTTGGGGCTTGACCTCGTGGAGCGTGTCCGCGGCGTGGCCGAGCCACTTGCCCGCGGACTCGCTGTAGTCGCCCAGGCCCAGGGTGGCCAGCGCAGCCTGGTTGCACCACGTCCGGAACGCCTCGCCGCCCTCGCCGTCCCACTCGACCGCCATGCTGTGCGTGCGCAGGACGCCGCCGATCTCCTTGATCGTCTTGGCGGCCTCGGTCAGCAGCTCGCCGAGTTCCGTGGCCGTCGCACCGTCCGCGGGCTCGACCATGGCCCACAGCTCCTCCGGATTGTGGGCAACGAACCGGGTCTCCTTGACCATCTGCCAGGCCCGACTGCCCCAGTCAGACATGAAGTTGCCCCGCCTTCCCTGCCGCGGGCACCGTGCTGCCGCTCTTCGTCGACACCGACATCACAGGCCGCCGACTTGCTCATCCGCCGGCTGGGAGCCCTGTTGGTCGCGGGCCGATCCGTTCGACGCGACGCTGGCGTGTGCCCTCGCCCCCGGACCCGCCTCGTCAGCGATCAACTGGTCCGCCTCGACCCGGATCCGGGTCAAGCGGTCGCGGATGTCGTCGTCGAGGTTGTGATAGCCGCTCTTCGATGCGTCGACCGTGACGACCAGCCCCTCGATCTGCAGCGCCAGCATCTTGGACA
The nucleotide sequence above comes from Streptomyces sp. N50. Encoded proteins:
- the mycP gene encoding type VII secretion-associated serine protease mycosin, translating into MRTRSKQARRRGPVVSAVAGVLLASVAVTPADADTIRSQQWYLDAMQAQQMWKTSTGKGVTVALIDSGVQADIPDLQGQIVAGKDFSKRAGDERTDYDGHGTSMAVIIAGTGGRGATNGSYGLAPGAKIMPIRVPDFVERNRTDGNQDDFATSTAKAIRFAADSDAKVINISLGSTAHSRQLTDSVNYALSKGKLIFAAVGNTGDALNEVEYPAAIPGVVGIGAIDRNVKTTKESQHGPQVDLVAPGADIVAACLESSTKVCETRGTSDATALASASAALIWSKHPGWTNNQVLRVMLNTASKPKSGKNRTDYLGYGAVRPRIALTDPGDPGLADRYPLPDLAAAGANSPSSGTSDAQGTGAPAKDDSSTAAASASKDDEGNSTLWIGLGIGAAVLLGGAIVAFVVARRRQSRFASPPVSTAPANQLSHPHSTFMPPTSASSTSGPSNQGERT